From the Deltaproteobacteria bacterium genome, one window contains:
- a CDS encoding FAD-binding protein, giving the protein MANHYDVIIIGSGAGGGTLAHKLAPTGKKILILERGDYVPREKDNWSAKAVNLEGKYQTKEKWLDKDGKELHPHTNYYVGGNTKFFGAAPAMSNSKRRC; this is encoded by the coding sequence ATGGCAAACCATTACGACGTGATCATCATCGGCAGCGGCGCCGGTGGCGGCACGCTGGCACACAAGCTTGCGCCGACGGGAAAAAAGATTCTGATTCTTGAGCGCGGCGATTACGTGCCGCGAGAAAAAGACAACTGGAGCGCCAAAGCGGTCAACCTCGAAGGCAAGTACCAAACCAAAGAGAAGTGGCTCGATAAAGACGGCAAAGAGTTACATCCGCATACGAATTACTACGTCGGCGGCAACACGAAATTTTTCGGCGCGGCGCCCGCGATGTCCAATTCAAAGCGCCGTTGCTGA